Part of the Ornithodoros turicata isolate Travis chromosome 6, ASM3712646v1, whole genome shotgun sequence genome, TACCGTGTATGACATGTAAGTTCTGCGACTGCTCGTCACGTGTAACCGTGACCAGCaagatctaaaaaaaaaaagaggaaaaaagactGGTACACTCTGTGTCGAAATCAGCCTTCATCGTGTAGCATTGCCTCTCAACGAAAACTACCTTGACACGTGAATTTAAGGAAGGGCTACGTGCGGTCTTGCACGTTTTGTTCACGGGCAGCTGCCTTTATGCCCCTTCTGCATTCAACTGTATTGCGAGCTGTTGCAGTTTAGTTCGCTTCACTGCAGTGCGCAGCTGCGtcgcaggcaaagcacgctttatgAGACGCTTTGATGTCATTTACGTGACGGGATGCCGTACTTTGATGACACTCACAAATGCATGTATTCAGGACGCTCTTCTAACTCCCGGCTCCTACGAAATTGCATTGTATTGTAAAAGAGTATCGAACGCTCAACATATAAATCTCAATAGAATATCGCCCccggcgacgaaactccccattcaccatcattaaataaagttgttgtttcaaTCTTCCTCTCTTTCGTAGAGACGCCCGGTATAAAGTCACTTCTACCTGCATAATAGCGACTCCTGTGCATGACAGGACACATGATTTCATTACTTcaatgctttccttctctctctctctctctctgtctgtctgtgtgtgtatgtgagatatatatatatatagaacaaataggttaatatatcagacggctacgaagttgaataaaagtgaaataataagacttgcgactacagattacaggaacgttaacaaaaactaattcaTTTAAcggggcaatttaacacatacattaaaaaaagaatggtcgacgtttcgacagtggcactgtcttcgtcagggcaCAAGGTTTTTTTGTCCTGAccaagacagtgccactgttgaaacgtcgaccattctttttttaatctatgtgttaaattgcccattaaataaattagtttttgttaacgttcctgtaatctgcagtccaagtcttattatttcacttttatatatatgagttatctcaccctgacgggaggaatcacgtgttacgtgaccttctgacgccatccactcaaacgttgcctgcctgcgtactgctgatgatggcccaacaaggccgaaacagctgtccagtactggcatggcgacgtttgagttacaaacatatatatatatatatatatatatatatatatatatatataagcatcttcattttcatcaaatcaaaaGCCATAGGCGTCACGCAAGCCAATTCACTTCGCTCAAACTGCGGTTTGTTAGACGGTTTGCAGGCTCCTTCCTCTCGTTCCTACCAGGAACAGGCTGCAGAAAGCAGAGGATAGCCGCTCTGCAAATAACGCGTTCTGGGTTCATCGTATGAGAGTAAATGAGGTCTGCATTGGTGGTGATGGTGTCGTTACTGCTGATCCGTTTGCCTGCAATAGTGGCATATTTCGAGCAAGAGACCGTGCTTCCACTAAACTACCTCTGGAGGCAGATCCCGATTACACAAACGGCAGATGGTACCTCCTCTAACACCATTAGCCTAGCACATTTCATGACTGTCATGGCTGACACTCTCGTCGTTAGGCAGGAAATCCAGTCTTCGCATGGTTCAGGGGTTGTTCAAGTTAATTTTCAAAAGTGTCTGAGTGGCAGCTACAGATACACTGTGGGAGAAAATGCACTGATACAATTAACGGATGCTTTCAAAAATGTACTCAGTACTCTTACACTTACTTTTTTATTAAATTGAAAAGGTGAGTTCAGGTCTACTGCCAGGTCTGTAAAAGGAGAAGCTCTGCAGAACCCAGGTGAGGCCCACTACTTGATGAAGCTGTACCTGAACTAGAATTTCTGACACTGATATGGTATTTAGTTTTGATCAATTTCACAAGATTTGACTGTTTCTCGGGTGTCTGGAACACAGTAGTACTTGTGTGCCCACACATAAAGGCCTCAAGAAATATGTAACGGCAATGCCAATGTGGAGCCTTCACATGTATGACAGCATCACACATATACACAAGTACCAGTCACCAGATATGTGGCTGTCTAAGATAACGAGatgcaaagaaactaaacaaAGAGGCTGACACAATGAAAAGAGTTCTATGGGAAACCGTCATGTGAGACATGTACTTCTGGGAATGTTATTAGCAATCAGTAGTTGAAACTGTTTCTTTCCCCTTGTTGTCCCccgttgttgtatatatttgcATGGGCTGAGAaataaactttcagctgtgtttgagactcgtgtttgtgtgtttctacGCCAGTCTGAGGATTTTATTTGTGGAGTTGCAGGTTTCATTTTATTCATCACAGCATTGCTACTTCACCTATAGATATTTTCCTCATTTTATAGTGATAATGTGATCCTAACAGATCTATCACTTGAACGCACCAGTTCAATCTCCTTTTACTAATATATTCAATATAAATGTAGCTCATCGTACACCACTTCTCGGAAAATCAGTCAACGCACAGCGGTCGCCCCCTCCTGTGTTCTGTCTCACAGTTCTTCGCAACACCCCCAAGTCACCCGCATCAAATTCACAAAATCAACCAATCCTTATCCCAGCTTTTCCACGCCCTTGCATTCGATGACTTTGTACAGGTCGTCCCTCTTCTGCTTTGTGACGGGTATCTGCTGTCGCACGGTCTCTAAATATTCCAGGTCGACATCTGCAACAACACTGGCCTCACTGGCGTCCGCGGAAGTGACGACTTCAGCCATGGGACTCACGAGCATGCTGTGACCCCACGCAACGTAGGTGGCACTCTCATCCCTCGCAGGTGAAACCGAAGCAACGTAAACTTGATTATCGACAGCCCTTGCCCTTTGAAGCAGTTCCCAATGCAGTGGTCCTGTCGTCATGTTGAAAGCCCCGGGGTACACTATCAGCTTGCAACCGTGCTGAGCGTAAATTTGCCCCATAGGAGCAAAGCGCAGGTCGTAGCAGATTCCAACACCGACTTTGCAGAAAGGTGTGTCAAACGTGGTCAGGGAGCTCCCTGCTGTGAACTTGTCCGACTCCTTGAATGTTATCTTTCCGGGAATGTCGATGTCAAAGAGGTGAACTTTTCTGTGTTTCGCAACTAGCGTGCCTTCCGGGTTGTACACCAAGCAAGTGTTGTACAGTTTGCCGTCTTCGCTTTCGGACAGTGAACCACCAATTAGGTAAACAGAGTTCTCTTTAGCGCATTTCGAGAGCATTTCACTAGTTTCACCCGGAATCGACTCGGCATACTGCGGAAAATACTGCACACCGTACGGAAACGCGAAACATTCCGGGAGACATACCAACTTGGCTCCGTTAGCTGCGGCTTCTTTTATTTTCAGGCGTGCCCGCTCGAGGTTTTCGCTCTTATTCGCCTTTACAGCCAGTTGAAGAAGCGCTACACGAAATTTCTGCATTGTGGAGCTATGCTACGCCACGTAATATGGCACAGATAGCACACCGAGTAGATAAATGTCGCGAAACCAAAACAGAACACTCGACGATGGCGATACCGGTGGTGCGTTCGCCGTTCCAATCAGTCGTTCTTTGGTAGTTCATGATTTAGTTTATTATACTTTGCTGATATAACTTTTCGGTCCTCAGCTAAAATGATTGGTTACGATGCGGACTTTTCGTTAAGAAACGTGTACACGAAAAACGTCGTCTGCGAAGTCACGTTCACATTTGGCGTCGCGTGGCGCAAGCATCGACGCTAGCGCTATCACTTGTGGGGGTTTTTGTTTGATGTCGTTTTGTAAATAGGGGGCTTCTCTTTATCCACGTATACATTTGTTGTTGGCGCTGTTCCCGCACGTTTTGTTAGCGTTCAAGAATCTCAACTACACCAATCAGAGCCGTTACACGCAGTATTACCAAGATGTTGGCTGCGAACAAATTCTGCTTGACAGCGTTCTATTTGGTTCTGGTGGCCGTCCAAGTAATATGTCACGCGCATATGCACGCAAAAGATGACGATTTAAACAAGGAACGCGAAAAAGATGGATCGTTTGCTAGTAGAGCTAGAAATCACTTGGATGACGACGAACACCATTCAGAATTCGACCACGAAGCAATACTAGGCGAGTACTGGCATGTTGTTTCGCGGCATTGTGTTTTCGAGTTGGCATTTTCATAACAGAAAATGTTGATTACACGATCGAAAGCCTGTACAGACAGCAGGTAGAAATTGcatattttgtacatatttgTAACTTACGTTCCCAGGAAGCAAAGATGCCGCAGAAGAATACGATCAACTCAGTCCAGACGTGGCAAAGGCAAGACTTAAAGAACTGGCCCTGAAAATGGACAAAGATGAAGATGGGTTTGTGGACAGGAGAGAACTAGTGCAGTGGATTCTTAGATCATTCAGGTAAGCAATGTTGGTGGAAATTGTTCTTCAGATCATTACCAGTGCTGCACTGCATGCACTCCACTTTTAAAGGTTATTAACCGACGAAGAAGCCAAAGAAAGGTTTGAGGAAGAGGACAAGAACCAAGACGGCAAAGTATCCTGGGAAGAACATGTTACGGAAGCATTTGGAACATTCAGCCAAGATACCTACTCTGAAGGAGAAGAGGACAGGCAAACTGTAAGTTCTGCATCACAAATAAATAGAATAGAAATGAAATGGCTAATTATGCCCTCATACTGATCAACCAAGTATTACTATGAAACATGGACAGACGATTCTGTCCTGCAGACAAGCAGTTTCACGCTTGTGTCTTTTTCATAAATTATTTCATAACATAAATACACACACCCGTTTTTTTGCCGCCTGCAGACTACGTTTCTTCACGTCACGACCACACCCACAAGATCAATACGCCACACTATAGCACAAATTTCTTCATGCGCTCCTTCTTTCCTAAGACAATTCAAGACTACAAACTCGAACCAACTACAGGAATCTCTTGTCTGTATTCATGATTCTGCTCGTTTCAAGGCTGCCATTACTCAACTTTACATAACATAACGCATTGTATGGTACTCTAGTTGTTCAAGTGGTCACGCCCATACCATCAATATCCTCTCTCGTTCCTTCAATCATTCCGTCCACTGTCGTCATGGCTTTTCTTCCTATTTGATATATTTTGTGATTATTGTAGCCTATTCTTATTTGTTGCTATTCCTGTTATTATTACTGTTGTTTACAGACTGCAACGCGAAGTTATCGTCGCAACGACAAAAAGAGCGAAGTTTTGCCCTTCCGTTATGTAAAACTCCCAACGGGGGTCCTTAAcgtaattaaataaataaatatataaaactGCAGAGCAGAACAGTCATCTGCTGTTGATGAAACCTGCGTTTATTTAGACAATGAGGTCCTAAAAACTTTTAACATAACATGGCTCGAAAACCCCGTTTCATTCCTCAAGCTGTCCAGCCGGAGGTACGacggaaaatatttttgctctgcTGTGTATCGACACTGCATGATCGAGTTTGCAAAAATACTTCGAGAATGGACGGCTCGATCTCCCCTGCATGATATCAGTAGCTCCACAGGCCACGAGCTCTCATTAAATTCGTCATCTacagccgatatttcgaacagagactgttcttcttctgggcccagaagaacagtctctgttcgaaatatcagctgctctcgtcctgaggcacttcccttcatacttccttacccagttcgctggattttctacccgtcTATGCCTACTAGCAAGCACGAACACGAAATGCAGAGAATGAACAAGtcaggggccctatcctggtcaaagtaatctacctcgattacttgaaatttcttctgtcattggtgcacaatcgaaaaaggcgtgaatattaaaagtggttgacatcttctatcaaccaatcgccccacgtgttatcttggaaagcgacccgccttatcggtgtttcctcctgagaatccgaagaccacacctatgatctgcctgccctgccttgttgcttcggttcttaggtgtcggaaacagaaaactctaccggcgtaaaactgaatttcgtggaaaatgcgcggaaaagcactctcgtaatttccttttttgctgtttgtcatttttcttgacgtacaggtgtgcaagacggcaatgtttgtgtgacaccgtgattgtactttGCATTTATAACTCGGTATGTGctcgtgagatggcgctgatggcaggcaacaaagcgataaaagcgcgaaggatcatcgcaaagggtcgaacggaggcgcgagccgtaaacgcgtttatgagaaatcggttcatgctttaaatcttgagctttatttatgagatttactttatatttttctgtgtgttcgtgtgctcgatatgcgaaatgataattcgcatttcaatatgcttTTGCTCGTaagctgtgggggtggtaatgataccgcaaatgagcattgatagttttactcaagaaacagtgaactttgatcgatgtgttttttgtgtgcacaccgctacattgcaataacattgattgtacgacgtacggctcggacgacgcttcgaaaagcccgccgCTTTCACGCATACGATGCCGCAATCGGCGCAGAAAAACGGTGTTACGCGGTgcttttttctcattattaaacacaaacgaagaaagacatgaattttttgttgtgacgagcacatacagactttatacaacacaataaacggaaatgcacatgcggacccatcacgaaacccatcgccgctcaaagtaatcgaccctctttcgctagattacttttcagctttgaaactaatcttttacgtcattgttacgtcaaaatgacgtagggtcacggtccgagattagggccgagaggctgcgaaggaaaactaggtataaatttcaattgaaacgggcgggatttaagggcggattatttcgtggcagccccgccctacagcttgtgacgtaaagtaatcgaggtcgattacttttgacgaggatagggccccaggTGTAATATGTTCTGACTATCCTCAGTGTGTTGCACTACATGTTctggttttcctttttttttttttttctatagttGCTCGAAGAGGATGACAGGTACTTCAAAGCTGCCGACAGAAACCACGATGGCCTCCTTGACCAGGATGAGTACCCAAAGTTTTCCCACCCATCTGAATTCCCGGAAATGAAGGACGTGAGTAACTAGTTTTTCCTTCAGCCACTGTGTATTCTAACTAGATACGCGACGGCATGGATTTTTCCCAATCGAGGCCATTGTATTATATGGATTCTCACAGATATCATCGTACGTTGATAAAATATCGTATGTGGTATTGATATTTttctcacaagcagcgataGACTTCAATAAATGTCTTTTTTATACATGTTTGTCGATatttttatctatttatttacaatactgttaGGGCTATTACAGGAGGGAGATGCATATGGGAAACAGAAACATGTCAAAACAATACAGGATAGTCTATACAATAAGGATACACAAAGGATAGAGCTTCGGTAAAACTACTTGTGTCCTCGAGGTCGATGACTGACTGGGACGGTCTATTCCATAGTTCAATAGTGTTAGGAAAAACTTGAAGACATAGACTGGAAAACAGGCACTCGAAAACATCAAGACCCGCATCATATGGGTTGATACGGCTATTACGGTTCGTTCTTTGGCTGTATGAATGTGTACGTGTGATGTATTTGTTGCTGTCTGTGTTCAGTTTTCCGTAGAAAAGAAGATGCAAGAATGCAAGTTTAGCTGTTTGACAACGTTTTGCTAGAGGCTCTAATTGCAGTTGGTTTAGCATGGTTGTGACAGATGCAGTGTGTTTGTAGTTAGACATAATCAACCTTACTGCCCTTCTTTGAATTCGTTCTTTTTTCCACTTTGTTGTGTGGGGGTTCCATACGCCACTGGTATATTCTAACAGGGGGTGGATAATTGCATGTAATAAGTTTAGTTTCttccagtgatttatccataCCCCCCTGCACCCCACCCCCCAACACCCCCCCAAATGTTTAGTGAAACCCCCTTacctttttcacctgtgtaccctctacagggggtgcccttgcaatttcagctttagatacatgtcagtaatgatatgttaagctgtaatgatgtaactataataatgacacccccccatgcttgggattctggataaaccactggtttCTTCTATATAGAGTCGTGATTTTCTCTTTATCATCCACAGTATTTCCttgtattttgtgtgtgtgtgtgctatgTGTTTATCCCATTTTAATTGTGAATCAGTTATGACTATGAGGTATTTGAAATTAGTCACTCTCTTGAGTTTCTGTCCTTGTATATCATGATTGTATTCTAAGACTGACTTCTTATTAGTAATGTGTACAGAATACTGTTTGGCTGTAGGTAATTGTCATGCCCCAATTAGAAGACCACTTAGAAATACAATCCAGACAACTTGAGATAAATATTTTATCTTCACATTTTTCAACAGGACCACACTAAGCAATGATCTGCAAATAGACTAATAATAAGAAGAGGCCATACACAAGAACAATTTTTGCAtgtataaataaagaaataaattaAAAAATGGCAGCCCAGAATCCCAGCGAATGAATCGTAATGAGCATGCTCTGTCCTTTATTGTTTCTTGCAACAGATTCTGTACGAGgagacaatgaagaagaaggATTTAGACAATGACGGATTCCTCACACTGGAGGAATTCATGACAGATGAACCGGAGAAACCTTTGCACCCTGACCAGCGCATCGCTGAGAAGGAACGTTTTGAGCTGGACTATGACAAGAACGGCGACAAGCTGCTTGACAAAGAGGAAACACTTGCATGGCTGCTACCAGGAAACGAGTAAGTGCTCTTCTTATCTTATTCCTGTTTCCTCATAATCTTCAAAACATGGGGACGGAAAAGGAAACGATTGTGTTAATAACACGTGCGGGCACATTTTACTGGCCTCTAAATGCGCGTCTTTGTTGGTGCTCATATTAGTGGTAATGGCATTGATGGTAGAGAAAAGCACAGATCAGTCAGTTGAGCGATAATTCGATGCTTCACCCTTTCTTTAGGTCTGCAAAGTAAGTCTGCCGGCATTTGTCGGCACCTTTAATTTGTTACTCGGCAGTTCAGAAACAATGATCTAAAATGAAAACTTTCGCAAGATGTCCTTGTTTAACCAAATATCGAAACAATTTTTAGAGGGGCTCCAGCATCAGTATAACAACGTTGACTAACGTGAGTCACCCAGACCAGGAGAGACCCCGGAGTAACCAAGAGTGACAACACACCAGATTGCAGAAGGACAAAACTGTACTAGA contains:
- the LOC135399039 gene encoding reticulocalbin-2-like; its protein translation is MLAANKFCLTAFYLVLVAVQVICHAHMHAKDDDLNKEREKDGSFASRARNHLDDDEHHSEFDHEAILGDKDAAEEYDQLSPDVAKARLKELALKMDKDEDGFVDRRELVQWILRSFRLLTDEEAKERFEEEDKNQDGKVSWEEHVTEAFGTFSQDTYSEGEEDRQTLLEEDDRYFKAADRNHDGLLDQDEYPKFSHPSEFPEMKDILYEETMKKKDLDNDGFLTLEEFMTDEPEKPLHPDQRIAEKERFELDYDKNGDKLLDKEETLAWLLPGNDEIADQEAEHLIGNSDTDKDGKLTIQEIVDHHDIFVGSEATDYGEHLQNTNRFTDEL
- the LOC135399038 gene encoding omega-amidase NIT2-like, whose amino-acid sequence is MQKFRVALLQLAVKANKSENLERARLKIKEAAANGAKLVCLPECFAFPYGVQYFPQYAESIPGETSEMLSKCAKENSVYLIGGSLSESEDGKLYNTCLVYNPEGTLVAKHRKVHLFDIDIPGKITFKESDKFTAGSSLTTFDTPFCKVGVGICYDLRFAPMGQIYAQHGCKLIVYPGAFNMTTGPLHWELLQRARAVDNQVYVASVSPARDESATYVAWGHSMLVSPMAEVVTSADASEASVVADVDLEYLETVRQQIPVTKQKRDDLYKVIECKGVEKLG